In Garra rufa chromosome 14, GarRuf1.0, whole genome shotgun sequence, the genomic stretch tacagaagtttaatatgctcactgatgctccagaagcaaaCACGATACATTAAGACCCagaagtgtaaacttttgaacagaatgagatgtgtacattttctaattttgcctaaatatcatattttttttcatttagtacagcccgtcagaagctaaagaagatacttgcatgtttccgagaagacaaaataaacaattcatacataactatcactaaacaaaaaaacacagctgtggatcattcagattagaacatggtattaagaatcaaatgtatgtagacttttgaacggggtcatttgttttataaattcaactattagtttctcttgtggactatatgtaaacgtctgttatgtgaaatatcttattcaggtcagtactaaataaaaaaatagcatgcattttgtataatccttcttattttgctaaaataattaacattttgcagattctgcaaggtgtatgtaaacttttttgaTCTCATCTTCTCCTAGGtccatcagatttttttttacattgcatcCATTCTTTAAAGTCTCTCTTAATCTCACCTTTGTGTCGTCCAGCACCACACGTTCCCCTAATTTGAGGCCCAGGGAGGAGAGCATGAGGTTGCCAGGGATGTTGTCATAGTTGGGCAGGGTTGCACGGGGCAGGTTACAGCTGAGCGGCACGGCATCTAGCAGCAACTGTTTCAGCTCTTTAGCCACCATGGCGGCCTCAGCTTTATCCAGACTCATGTCCATGGGGTCAGGAACAACCTCAGCAGGGTCTTGACCCTTATCATTCTGTAACATGCAGAGAGTTTAGATTTATTAGGTCCAACCAGGACACGCCAAGGACAGACATGGAGCAAAAGAAATTGTTGAGTAAAgtcgttacttttgttttctgtgtgcacaaaaatattcttatagctttataacattaacGATGAaacctctgatgtcacatggactattttaacaatgtccatactacctttctgagccttaaatgtctcagttgcgttgctgtctatggagggtcagaaagctcttggatttcatcaaaaatatctttatttgtgttccaaagatgaaggtTTTATGGGATTAAaaagacatgaggttgagtaattaatgacagaattttcatttacgggtgagctatccctttaacatcGATAATAATAAGATATGGTTCACCAAATCAGcacatcagaatgatttctgaaggatcatgtgacattgaagacttgagtaatgacgAAAATTCGTCTTGGCCatcaggaatgaattacatttcaaaatatattcaaatagaaaactgtagaaaaatgtaatatttcacaacattattttactgtatttttaatcaaataaatgcagccttggttagcCAAGAGACTTCTTCCAAAAACATTAGGAAATCAGTGTGTCCCTATAAAATTATCTGGCTACTAATGAGAGTATTCTGAAAAACAGTCCAACAAAGATGtctgaaacattaattcaaaaTGAACAGAGTGGATTTATAGCAAAGCCAGTTAGGCTAATTGACTCAAGGGACGTTTAAATCATCATGCTCACTCTGACAGTAGGATTGGCTCCATGCTCTAGCAGACACTTGACAGCACCGAGACAAAGGTTGGAGGCGGCAATGTGCAGAGCTGTGCCATGATAAAAGTCACTGCAGGTGGAGTTGAGCACTGTGCGAAGAGAAGAGCAACAGACACCCTACTTCATTAGAGGAAAATGTAATGAGATGCTAAATACTCATTAGTCACTTCATCATTTGCTTGCCTGATACATTTTCTTAATGACTAAAGTACTTTGCATTTTCTACCTCAGCTTGCATTTGAGAATTCGTCTAGATGGTTTCAAAATGCGTCTGGTTTATTGCTTTTGGAAGTCACCTTTAGGCTTGGAGGCTTTGAGCAAAACGCGAATCAGTTCTGGCACATCAAAGTAAGCTGCATAATGGAGGGCGTTCATGTTGGTCCAACGACTGCGCAGACTCACATCAGCTCCCAGAGCTATCAGCTGATTGGACAGCCGGAGCGCTGCCTCAGGATCACCTGAAAGGAAAACACACTGTTACTACAGCAACGGCCACACGCTGCAAGCTAGGTTTGCTTTTATTATGTTGGCAAGTGTGAAATGCACAGCAAGGCTAGAGCTTTTAAAGGGTTTAGGATTAAACGCCGTCACACTTTAATGACTTCAATTACAGAGAAATGTCACATTTGGATTGTGGATTGCAAAGCAAGTCGGGGCAAAGACCTCCAATTGTCAACTCCGGTGTCACTCACCCACTCCGTGAGCTCCTGCTTTGCAGCAGTAGTGGAGAAGAGTCATGTCCGTCAGGCCGTCACGGTCGTTGACATGGCAGCCTCGCTTTAGAATCTAAAAGACACCATGAAGAGTTGATCAACATATGATGGACTTTCATGCAACTGGAAGCCAATTAATAACTAATGCAGACGTGCAGGCAATTACAGTCTTGGGTAGATGAAGCTTATCGAAAGCAAATGGCCACTTTCAAAGCTGGACTAGAGCCATAATAGTGAGATGCACTCTAATGATGAAAAATTAAGGCAGTTGATTTTGATGACATGTTATAGAAAGAAGCCTTTTTGCTGAGTCATCTTCAATGTCGCATTTTCTTAATGTACGTATAACAGCCATTTTGTGGAAAACTTGGAAACTGATGAGAGTGCAGTATAACTGAAAATTAACACGTTTATTTACATACCAAAAGAcatcaaaaaattttttttaaatttgaatccTCTACCTATTATTGTCCTGCAGAAAAATACAACTCCAAATCATCTCAAGGTCTTTTTTTGGTCTTAGCAGACCACCAGACTGGTCAGGTTGGTCTGGATGGACTGGTGAAACCAGCATGAACAAGGTAATAGGGTGGTTTAAGCTAGTCTTGTCAGGAAGGTTGTGAAAAGGTTTAACATTATGAACTTCTGAAACCCTTTACTTTGATTACACATCACAAATCTGATCCAAAAGGCCAGATACTGGTGGGCAGTGAGAGTCCTTCTTCCTGACAGGTGGAACTGATTTAGGGTAGGACTCAATTTAGAGATCATTCAAATGTAGGAGGCTTATTACCACTGCCATCAATCCCAGCAGCTCCAGTTCCTCTAGGGACGCCTTTCTACAGCAAGCCTCCTTATCCATtacctattatatatatatatatatatatatatagtaccaTTATGCAGTATCTGTCAAtcgaactaaaaccgaaagcacaatatggcttatcaagtctgttttcgctgcgcGCTTCAAAGCAAAGTGCACACTTTGTTCAgacgatcagctcgtgatccagtGTTTTCCTCACCTCAGAAAGGCTCAGTTTACAGTGATGGCATGTGTTTATTTTTGCATGTACTGTGAGTTAAGTGCGCATTTGGGaacgcaacggccaccagttatgctttatttttgcggcagatgattacagcatttcacaagatttgtagtgagacgcaTTTTTGTATGCCTTTGTTTCACTGAATCTGGATCttatttccatcaaaataaaagcttaaaagtgcagtatgaattgctgacagctagtggcttaaatgggtaacgttactgcagtctaaATTCAAAATATCGCTTCCAAGTGTAGAAATTATGAAAGCAGTATTGTAATTTACTTAATGTAGtgtaaagaaagaaataatatacctatgaatttttcattttcatttattttgcagtgcaactgttttacaatatatggctattactgtcataggaataacaataatataaaatagttgttattattattcgattctaatttgtttggctttctaaaacaccagtgtggatgtaatttagactgaaacagtataccacaaataaaaagagggttgagtcccaaTTAAAGTTCAGATACAAGTCTAttcacttttttctgacttaagttttcttacttaagaacatgggttggctTAATTCTGAACTCTCAGAGTGCATTAGAtggaataatttaactttaaaatgtacaaaatgtaatttttttctttatttgtctttttttttatatattttatattttaatatcacaATAATATTGTAcaagggatgcaccaaaattaaaattttactgaacacagtttttcgtgtttttcccctatgtattttgccaattgtTTTTCACCATGAAAATGTGTTTTACACAGTTTTgtcttggttttcaaaaaaaataaaaaatctattacaaaacaacaatttaaaaatatttacttaacactgaacatttttaacattctagtagacattatagcctaccaacaaagcacaattaaattcaaaatgaataagttataaaataatattatttggccatttttaagaccccccttcttgaatcaggcatgtgttttgtaatgtaaaattaaatacagccttgctgagcaaaggagaatgttataataaatgtattaatagagctgttgtaataattgttattatttttgtcttaattttattttatttttttttacaaaataaaagtaaaattacaatgataacatttatgaatgctaacttttattttggtggaaacccacaagacgacctcagtactactttttgctgacagcagcagatttatgaatgattctcattacgctgtttTTGCTAACaagctttttttgctatttttggacaaataatttcggttgccgaacattcagtgcatccctataTTGTACCACGGACTTCATATTGTGATATTATTGTACCAtaagattttgatattgttacatccctagtataAATACAATATAGATTTTTATTCTGGTAGTGGAAGTAATGTTTTTTAACTGAGAAAATGGGATTATTTATATGAGTCATTCACTGATGTTTATTTTCCTGTACTGCAATCAAATAATGTTGGCAAATGTTAATATAACTGTTAATATAAAGCTTAAGGCTAATGTGACATGCATGAAAAATAAAACTCTCACAAAAAGTGACAAGGACAAAAGCCTTCAACAAGTTTAAACACTACCCATGGAATAGAAACCCAACTCAGTCATCAGTTTATCAATAGATCGCATTACACAGAAAATACCCACAGTTGGATAGAAACTCAGTATATCTCTCCACACTTGCAATTTATTTATAGCTCTTTGTCTTCGTTCATTCAAGTAAAACAAATGCAATGTTTCTGCAAGATTGTTTTCTTAGTTGCCCACATTTGCAGCACATTTTCAGTCTCTCACCTCATTGCCAATAATGTCGATCTTGTGTTGAACTTGTGGAACCCATTGGCGGATAATAGCGAACAGTTCTGGGATTGTGGTCCGAGGGTCTGTCAGAATCTCCATGCAGGCCGGATCATTTGGATCAAAGAAGGTAAAGGCTATAATACAAGCAATTAAAGTACAAGATATTATTAGAACAGCCAATAAGATGGTTTATTTACATTGTACCATGAAATTTTAGTAACTTTGTTGATTTTTTCTTGTTCTCTGTTATTATATCTGGGTAGATCTGACTGCTAGATGAAGAACCCACCATAGTCCTTGGGCAGTGGAGCTTGTGCAGATGGATGCACTATGGGTTTCTTGCGGGGCTCATGACTGGGGCTGATGAACTCAGAGGCCGGCTGGGCCTCTTCCACCTCAGAAGTTTCCTCTTTAGTCATTCTGCTTATGTGATTGGGCCTGTACAAAAAAATGCATAGTTAGTTACAGAGTGCAATTTCATAACTTTTATAGACATTGGATATGATAGTGCTCATAAATAGTGCTTTTTTTCTGACCAATaaggttcggatggcagcgtttacCCTTTTTCAAATTAACCACCATtcagagcaatcacaccagagttttAATCAAACACATCCTAAAGGAACTAAGCCTTTGGCACACTCAATATACTTTTTGTTTGATCACGGCTCAAAAACAACCACAAGCATACGTGATATGAGACGAATGATCATGAACCTCTACGCCACAGATATCCCTCCCAGCGAGGCTCTAAGTTTAGTATGGAGTCTGGCGGAGAGGATGAGTGACTCACTGCTTCCAGCAATGTCTGTTGTAACAGAGGGGAGACCGGACTTCACAAGCCACTGCGCCATCTTACTGGAGATCCATGCTGAATATAAAAGTCATTGCAATTTACTTTGATGTTTCAGATGTCTGTAACTGTATTCTGCTCAGTCAGCCGTCACAATAACATTCAGGAAATTAATTGAAGAATGCTAGACTTAGCCCAACACTGTTTTATCAAATTAATTTGGAAGTTTCCAGAAATATTTGGATTCTTTTAACATATCTTCATTTATTGTGATCCCCTAATAATGCCAATTTCACTAAATGTCTACATACTAGTATCTGTTCTGAATACTGTTTCACCAGAGCACTCATCAAAGTGAATATGAGCTTCAGTATCACTAGGctcatttaaataatatattatgtaTGCCTCCAAAGGTTTTTAATTGCTCGAATATGACAAGCTCACACATTAGTTGTTTGTGGAAGTGCTTTCAATGTCATTCTATTGCATCAGATGGTGGAAAGATGGTGTTTATGCACTACAAAGATGTCAGTTAAACAAATAGACCTTATGGTAACAGATCTTGTGTCTTGTAATGAGAACTGTCAATCAGAATTTAAACCTTTTAGAAAATGATATCCAAATAAAACTATCATTTCAGTTAATTTACAAGGCTGCAAGGTTAAGATTCAATGCTTTCCCAACTTCAGAATGGAAAATGAACTATAAAGACAATCAAATGCAAtcacataataatatttaaaaacagctgagtatatataAACTGTAAATGATGGTAATATTTGTATACAGTTGCATATTGATTTTATTGAAATACTAACAGCATGATTAAATACATGTGTTAATTTCACTCACATAATACTGGccctattattatattatataatgattAATATTATTCAATCGATATTTAAGCTGgtgcatttttattttgtgttttacttTTGCTTTATACCAAAAAAGGGGCGTATTCAGAAATGGATCGTGCACAAATGAAATCGACACAGTCAATATCATTTATTAAATCGTCGATAAATTAATCATAATCATCTAAAAATCTGTATTTCgcgactaaatatttaaaaacagttgCGGTTTGTGTTCGTATGCCCTTATAAACCCTGTCAGTTTTGCCCTGTGTCAACAAGAAAACATGGACGCTCCATCACGCAGCACATGAAAAACAATCAGGCTGTTTTTCTCACGCGGAGAAAGAAGATGGCCcatattttggataaaaacaGATGCATTATATAGTGAAATTATGTTCGTCTTACCTGATAACAAGCCTTAAAATTGCGTTTTCGTTTACCCTCTTTTGTCAGTCGTTGTTGCGCTATGGAGGATGGAGAGAGGATGCTGCGCCTTGTCCTTCTCTCTGCTTGCGTCACGGTTGTGACTCACGGCTGGACCACTCTCCTCTCCGCATCTCCTCAACCGAACTTGATGCTCATTCTAGGACCTGCTAGTTGAGgctcaaaagctgtttcactcaCAGTTGTCAAGACACACCTGAGCATTTTAAATACGAAAGCAATATATGGATAATTATACAACATACTTTAGTGGTTGATCATTCGACATTTAAAGGGAATTTCTGTCAGTAGGAACGCAATCAGTTAGCGCGATTGTCTGGCGTCGCTATAAGCACAACAAACCTTCAGTTATCTTTTTTCTTAACACGATAAAGATGTGTATTATATATTTGTGGTatgtacagttaaagtcaaaagtttacatacaccttgcagaatctgcaaaattttaattattttaccaaaataagagggatcatacaaaatccatgttatttttttagtactgacctgaatagcacataaaatacatatatacatatagtccacaagagaaaataatagttgaatgcaGGGCTACCCTCAAgaaattgacacttttcacacgctctcacgccacacatccattttctcacgcagtcaaaagcaccctcagttaaaactgtaataataagataTTGCCTAAACAAATTTGGTAAAGGCTCCAGGGCGTATTTGTGGTTGTACActggaaatcgccaaaagacgTGTTTTCGTAGGGCTGAGCAATGTATCCAACTATCCAATCACAGGCATATCTGTTGATCTTGAACACCTGTGATTGGCCATTACGTTCTGAATTCACTCTAAATGCCAGATTATTTCCCTTGCCAGTCCTCTCAATGTAAATAAACGGTTCATTGATTATAAACGGAGAAAGAATTTATTTTCGAAtgttagaaaaaaatataatttctaagAGCTGCAGACTTGCAATCCTTTACTGTACATTGCTATTCTTGTTGAGGTAAAAAGGTTTTGCAGCACTGCAGTAATTTGtttacatcattttatgataaaaaaacacagtatgacattttttgtgtgtgtgtatatatatatatatacacacacacacacacacacacacacacacacacacacacacacatatacacacatatacacacacatatatatatatatatatatatatatatataatatatatatatacacacacacatatacacacacacacacacacacacacacacacacacacacacatatatatatatatatatatatatatatatatatatatatataataatttcacaatgctgaagtcagaccATTCAGGTTTtgcttcaaataaaataaaatttaaatgtgtgtagcatctttgtttgtatcatgattaaaatgcagtgtttagttctaattttcaatttattattataatttttttaattaaaaatgtttaattagtagaagcagcaactgcaaaaaagcaagggaaaaaaatatatatttatggctggtaaatttcgTCAAATCACCACAAAAATTTGTTTGTAAACATGATTAAAATGGCAGATATGGCTAAAAGTTTTAAGCCCTGCTTGCACGTGTAGAAGTTAAGACAAAtgtgtaatttccctactgtagaataaggtaaaataagatatctgtgaaatactcattttcatttattttacagaattgttttccaTTATTACTGtcgtaagaataataatataaaactatcattatattctaatttgtttgctTTCTAAATATACCAGTATGACAgcaatttagactgagacaccatatcacaactaaaaagaggatcGAGTCCCCTTTAAACCCCAAAATCAAGTCAATTCACTAgcatttttctttgtttagtttgcacactTAAACTGTATTGATCTTGATTGTGAATTCTGAAAGTgcagatagatgaatttaactgtaaaatgtacaaaattttcttatgGGGGAgtatgcccccggacccccctagggCGACTGCTGTGGGAactctcactccaagctgaactcaaaagttggcagctctgaaaaatgacccattcaaaagtctacatatacttgattcttgatactgtgttgttacctgaaagatccactgcttttttttttttttgtgatagttgttcatgagtcccttgtttgtcctgaacagttaaactgcctactgtttttcagaaaaaatccttcaggtcccacaaatttttgtgtatttgaatcctttccagctATGACTTTATTATTTTTAGATCCATCATtttacactgagggactcatatgcaactattacagaaggttcaaacgatcagtgatgctccagaatcaaacaatgcattaagagccacaaTGCcattgtaagtatcttctgtagcttctgaggggcattaaattaaaaaataaaataaaatgatacttaggcaaaaataagaaaattgttcacatcttcattctgttcaaaagtttacacccctggctcttaatacaatttttccttctgaagcatcagtgagcgtttgaaccttctgtaatagttgcatatgagtccctcagttgtcctcagtgtcaggGATCTGGAAAGAGGACCCAATCGCAGAGTGAATGACAAGGGTTTTATTGACAAAACAGACTGATACAAGAGGGTAGCGAGGTGCACAGGTAATACAACAGCAGGAAAACAGTAAATGAAGAGACAGCTAGGGAGACCACTGGAACAGCCTCAGACATCCACTGGCAGAATGCTATAGCAGCAGAGGGAGCGGCAAGGCCAGACAGGTGGTGAGAAAAGAGCAAGCTTAGAGCTGAGCTCAGATACTTGGACTGCACACTCTAACGCGGTgtatttactgtgtttactgtggagactaacgcggtgtgtttactgtgtttactgtggtaaagacaGGAACgccatgtgtttactgaggtatagctgattgaacaagagcaaaaagtgatcggttaacataacttaccccggcCTTAtactgaaatacataaatgtgagtgttatagtctttactcatgtgcagttgcaggctgtaaacacgtttgcaggtattgcgttaaggttacatcttaatcagacaccgttttaaaccatttAGCATTACAAAGCTAAGATTTATACTGACCcttgtttataaagcagtatggtgagaaatgaatTACATAAACATTaacccatttaggtagatcggcggtcacattccctcagtgctgtcagtttacactcggggtgggtctatgctaaaacactgctgt encodes the following:
- the clip3 gene encoding CAP-Gly domain-containing linker protein 3, with product MTKEETSEVEEAQPASEFISPSHEPRKKPIVHPSAQAPLPKDYAFTFFDPNDPACMEILTDPRTTIPELFAIIRQWVPQVQHKIDIIGNEILKRGCHVNDRDGLTDMTLLHYCCKAGAHGVGDPEAALRLSNQLIALGADVSLRSRWTNMNALHYAAYFDVPELIRVLLKASKPKVLNSTCSDFYHGTALHIAASNLCLGAVKCLLEHGANPTVRNDKGQDPAEVVPDPMDMSLDKAEAAMVAKELKQLLLDAVPLSCNLPRATLPNYDNIPGNLMLSSLGLKLGERVVLDDTKTGTLRFCGTTEFASGQWVGIELDEPEGKNDGSVGGIRYFICSPKQGIFAPVSKISKAQEQTPSSVTSTPKTPRMDLSRVTGKIKKEKKEKDREKISRKKSLSGLSLDPDGVKVEVGDQVLVAGQKQGIVRFFGKTDFAPGYWFGVELEQPTGKHDGSVFGVRYFHCLPKYGVFAPPSRVQRIAGPKDPQGDGTLVKKVHQVTMSQPKRNFNTMRSPKDITSESSISRLLFCCWFPWMLRAEMQS